Proteins from one Sarcophilus harrisii chromosome 2, mSarHar1.11, whole genome shotgun sequence genomic window:
- the INSM2 gene encoding insulinoma-associated protein 2, translating into MPRGFLVKRSKRLGGSYRMRRDFQLLVPTFHRGTSPSPQGSVKERLEFSLEKVKKEEREVASQPSASVNTSSCLGTVESTGPGRRESVVRGLGGGSTPGPSPSPAKPAGAELRATFLERCLSSPASAESFPGGTTAAVAFSSTVALPYAPSSVEQLLMPLLAPFPEAVTKPESAPLSVTPQGLKRGTGDDRCDKGHPGLVSASGSGIAVSGAKKPKAMRRLSFADEVTTSPVLGLKIKEETPGTSSRILENSRTPLGEFICQLCKEEYADPFALAQHRCSRIVRVEYRCPECDKVFSCPANLASHRRWHKPRTANAATAVPEALSSFSSSSSLSTDCSIIAPFLPEGKENNREKRTESQHPLIRDSSLTDQHQDSSNSATHGQDVKVTKHPEPQRPQDPYTERESERRVPGTGKGSGDGVSEVFLCPYCHKKFRRQAYLRKHLDTHQEGSARALTPGYNPEQNLQLAFPCPLCGAHFPSADIRDKHRLWHAVREEMLLPTLVGTPSEGPNGADGGTQQIFPCKHCPSTFFSSLGLTRHINKCHPSESRQVLLLQMPLRPGC; encoded by the coding sequence ATGCCGAGGGGCTTTCTGGTGAAAAGAAGCAAGAGATTGGGAGGTTCTTACCGAATGCGTCGGGACTTTCAGCTGCTGGTGCCTACTTTCCACAGAGGGACTTCCCCCAGTCCCCAAGGAAGCGTGAAGGAGCGGTTGGAATTCtcattggaaaaggtaaaaaaggaggagagggaagtggCTTCTCAACCGTCAGCATCCGTAAACACTTCGTCCTGCCTGGGTACAGTAGAAAGTACTGGACCAGGCCGGCGGGAAAGCGTTGTAAGGGGTCTGGGAGGAGGCTCGACCCCTGGTCCCAGTCCTAGCCCAGCTAAGCCGGCAGGTGCGGAGTTGCGAGCGACATTCCTGGAGCGCTGCCTCAGTTCTCCTGCTTCAGCTGAATCTTTCCCGGGAGGCACCACAGCCGCGGTTGCTTTCTCTTCCACAGTGGCACTCCCGTATGCCCCATCTTCGGTAGAGCAGCTTTTGATGCCACTTCTGGCACCTTTCCCAGAAGCTGTTACAAAGCCGGAGTCAGCTCCCCTAAGTGTTACTCCTCAGGGCCTGAAACGGGGCACTGGAGACGACCGTTGTGACAAGGGACATCCAGGACTTGTGTCAGCGTCAGGATCTGGGATAGCAGTGTCAGGTGCCAAGAAGCCGAAGGCTATGAGGAGGCTGAGCTTCGCGGATGAAGTAACCACATCCCCAGTCCTGGGATTGAAAATCAAGGAGGAGACACCTGGGACCTCCTCCCGGATCCTTGAAAACAGCCGGACGCCACTGGGTGAATTTATCTGCCAGCTGTGCAAGGAAGAGTACGCCGATCCTTTTGCACTGGCCCAACACCGTTGCTCTCGTATAGTGAGAGTTGAGTACCGTTGTCCCGAATGCGATAAGGTCTTCAGCTGCCCAGCCAATCTCGCTTCCCACCGCCGGTGGCACAAGCCACGTACTGCTAATGCTGCCACAGCTGTCCCCGAGGCTCTTTCCTcgttttcctcttcctcctcactgTCAACTGATTGCAGCATTATCGCACCCTTCCTACCCGAAGGTAAGGAAaataacagagagaaaaggaCGGAAAGTCAGCACCCTCTTATTCGGGACAGCTCCCTGACTGATCAGCATCAAGACAGTTCCAACTCAGCTACCCACGGACAGGATGTTAAGGTCACTAAGCACCCTGAGCCCCAGCGACCACAGGACCCATATACTGAAAGAGAGTCGGAGCGTCGCGTACCGGGTACAGGGAAAGGCAGTGGGGATGGGGTATCTGAGGTTTTCTTGTGTCCATATTGCCACAAGAAGTTTCGCCGTCAGGCTTACTTGCGCAAGCACTTGGATACTCATCAGGAGGGATCAGCCAGAGCGCTAACCCCTGGCTACAATCCTGAGCAGAATTTACAGCTTGCTTTCCCATGCCCGCTTTGCGGGGCACACTTTCCCTCTGCAGACATCAGAGACAAGCACCGGTTGTGGCACGCGGTGCGGGAAGAAATGCTATTGCCTACTTTAGTGGGGACGCCTTCAGAAGGACCAAATGGAGCTGACGGGGGTACTCAGCAGATCTTTCCTTGCAAGCATTGTCCGTCTACCTTCTTCAGTTCCTTGGGTCTAACTCGCCATATCAACAAATGTCACCCTTCGGAAAGCCGGCAGGTGTTATTGCTCCAGATGCCTCTAAGACCCGGTTGCTGA